Genomic window (Paraburkholderia phenazinium):
GTGTTCTACACAGCGCTCTTCGTGATCGAGATCACGCTGATGTTCAAGTACGCGCGCCTCGGCCCGTCGTCACTGCATACGGGACGCTACCACCACGAAACGCCGCCGCCCGGTCAGCCGTCCAAGCCGCTGAGCACCACGGCCGCATGAGTCGCCATCACGCTGCGCAAGCTGTCCAAGCTGTGTAAAAGGGAAAAATCATCATGGATTACGCAACCCTCAAAGTGATCTGGTGGGTCCTGATCGGCGTGTTGCTGATCGGCTTCGCCCTCACCGACGGTTTCGACATGGGCACGGCCATTCTGCTGCCCTTCATCGCGAAGACCGATACGGAGCGGCGCATCGTCGTCAATACGGTCGGCGCAACGTGGGAAGGCAACCAGGTCTGGTTCATCACCGCGGGCGGCGCGATGTTCGCCGCGTGGCCGCTCGTCTACGCCGCGTCGTTTTCGGGTTTCTATTTCGCCATGCTGCTGGTGCTGTTCTCGCTGTTCTTCCGGCCGGTGGGTTTCGACTACCGCAGCAAGCGTGAAGATCCGCGCTGGCGTAGCGCGTGGGACTGGGCGCTGTTCATCGGCGGCTTCGTGCCGGCGCTGGTGATCGGCGTCGCCTTCGGCAACCTGCTGCAAGGCGTGCCGTTCTCGTTCGATACGGACTTGCGCGTCACCTACCACGGCAGTTTCTTCGCGCTGCTCAATCCGTTTGCGGTGCTGTGCGGGCTCGTCAGCGTGTCGATGCTGGCCGCGCACGGCGCCGCCTTCGTGAAGATGAAAACGGACGACGTGATTGCGCGTCGCGCGTCGCTGGCGTTGCGCATCGCGTCGCTGGCCGGCGTGGTGTTGTTCCTGGTTGCCGGCGCGCTGGTTGCGACGATGATCGGCGGCTATCAGATCGTCGACGCCGCGCCGTTCGATACGGTCGCCAATCCGCTGTTGAAGAGCGTGATCGGAGCGCCCGGTTTGTGGCTCACCAATTACTCCACCTACCCGTGGATGGTCGCGGCGCCGGTGATCGGCGTAGTGGGCGGCATGCTGGCCGTGCTGCTCGCAAGCTCGCGCTTTGAGAAGAGCGCGTTTATCTGCACCGGGCTGATGATCGTCGGCGTGATCCTGACGGCAGGCTTCTCGATGTTCCCGTTCATCATGCCGTCGTCGCTCGACGGACGCAGCAGCCTCACCGTGTGGGATTCGACTTCGAGCCAGATGACGCTGCAGATCATGCTGATCGCCGTGATCATCTTCCTGCCCATCATCCTGATCTACACGAGCTGGGTGTACCGCGTGATGCGCGGCAAGGTGACGAGGGCCGCGCTCGAGGAGAACAGCCACTCGATGTATTGAGGTGTCCTTCCCATGATGTCGCAGACGTAACTGAAACTGAATTCACAGGAGCACATGATGTGGTATTTCAGCTGGATTCTCGGTATTGGCGTGGCCCTCTCGTTTGGCATCATCAATGTGATGTGGCTCGAGTCGCAGCGGCCGGCTGAGGCGGCGGCAAAGCGCAAGACGGATTGACCACCTGCTGAGGAACCCTGATGAGCGGCTTGTTCAAGCAGCTCATTCATGACGAGCGGTAAACGAAAGAGCGGCGCCTGTATGACAGGCGCCGCTCTTTTTCGTGCAGATTCATTCACCGTGACACGGAGACGGTCGAAACCGCTCCCGTGTCACATCGCGTCACGCCGGTTGAGGCGCAGCCGCACCCGTTGCACCCGCCGCCGGCAGACGTGCCGACAACTGCTGCGCATAACGCGGTGCAGCCTCACCGACGACAATGTGGAACGTATCCGGCGAGATCCACGCCACGTCGAGCGCGGCGAGACGCTGACGATCCACCGCGGTCGGGTCCGTCACCACGACGCGCAGACGGGTCGACGCCACCGCATCCAGCGACACGATATTGGTCGCACCGCCGAACACCGCGAGCCAGCGCGCCGGATCGGGATCGAGCGGACCGCTTTGCGCACCGGCAACCGCTGCAGCAGGAGCAGCAGACGCTGCCGCCGCCACTGCCGGCTTAGCCTCGACGCCGCCGCCCTGAGCAATCACGGTACGGATTTCGTCGGCGATGATGTCCGCTTCCGGTCCGATGATCACCTGCACGCTGGTAGCGCCACGCTTCAGCACACCACGCGCACCGATCGTCTTCAGATCCGCTTCCGAAACCTTGCTCGGGTCCACCACCGACAGACGCAGACGCGTCGTACAGGCATCGACGATCGACAGGTTCGCGGCGCCACCCAATGCTGCGATATAGCGCTGGGCACGCGGCACGGATGCGGCAGCAGCCGGTGCAACGTAACCGCCCTTGTCGAACGACTCGATCTGTTCTTCAGCAGCAGCGGGTTCGCGGCCCGGCGTCGCCATATTGAACTTGCGGATGAAGAAGCGGAACAGGCCGTAGTACACGACGGCGTAGATCGCACCGATCACCAGCGCCCACCAGCCCTTGGTCGACAGACCGTAGTTCAGCACATAGTCGATCGCGCCGGCCGAGAAGGTGAAGCCGAGGTGAATCCCCAGCGCCGAGCAGACGGCGAGCGAGATCCCGGTCAGCACCGCGTGGATCGCATACAGCACCGGTGCGAGGAACATGAAGCTGAATTCGATCGGCTCGGTCACGCCCGTCAGGAACGAGGTGAGCGCCATCGAGAACAGCAGGCCGCCGACCATCGCGCGGCGTTCCTTCGGTGCCTCATGGAACATCGCGAGACACGCGGCCGGCAGGCCGAACATCATCACCGGGAAGAAGCCCGTCATGAAGGTGCCGGCGGTCGGGTCGCCCGCGAAGAAGCGGTGCAGGTCGCCCGTGACCGCAGCCCCGCCACCCGGCGGCGTGAAGCTGCCGAACACGAACCACGTCAGCGAGTTCAGGATGTGGTGCAGGCCCGTCACCAG
Coding sequences:
- the cydB gene encoding cytochrome d ubiquinol oxidase subunit II, with the protein product MDYATLKVIWWVLIGVLLIGFALTDGFDMGTAILLPFIAKTDTERRIVVNTVGATWEGNQVWFITAGGAMFAAWPLVYAASFSGFYFAMLLVLFSLFFRPVGFDYRSKREDPRWRSAWDWALFIGGFVPALVIGVAFGNLLQGVPFSFDTDLRVTYHGSFFALLNPFAVLCGLVSVSMLAAHGAAFVKMKTDDVIARRASLALRIASLAGVVLFLVAGALVATMIGGYQIVDAAPFDTVANPLLKSVIGAPGLWLTNYSTYPWMVAAPVIGVVGGMLAVLLASSRFEKSAFICTGLMIVGVILTAGFSMFPFIMPSSLDGRSSLTVWDSTSSQMTLQIMLIAVIIFLPIILIYTSWVYRVMRGKVTRAALEENSHSMY
- the cydX gene encoding cytochrome bd-I oxidase subunit CydX; amino-acid sequence: MWYFSWILGIGVALSFGIINVMWLESQRPAEAAAKRKTD
- the nagE gene encoding N-acetylglucosamine-specific PTS transporter subunit IIBC; this translates as MDGNPFLKVQRLGRALMLPIAVLPVAGLLLRLGQPDVFNIKMIADAGGAIFDNLPLLFAIGIAVGFAKDNNGVAALAGAIGYLVEIAVMKDINDKLNMGVLSGIVAGLVAGMLYNKYKDIKLPEYLAFFGGKRFVPIVTGVTCLVIGIVLGYVWQPVQSAIDMAGHWLTTAGAIGAFVFGVLNRLLLVTGLHHILNSLTWFVFGSFTPPGGGAAVTGDLHRFFAGDPTAGTFMTGFFPVMMFGLPAACLAMFHEAPKERRAMVGGLLFSMALTSFLTGVTEPIEFSFMFLAPVLYAIHAVLTGISLAVCSALGIHLGFTFSAGAIDYVLNYGLSTKGWWALVIGAIYAVVYYGLFRFFIRKFNMATPGREPAAAEEQIESFDKGGYVAPAAAASVPRAQRYIAALGGAANLSIVDACTTRLRLSVVDPSKVSEADLKTIGARGVLKRGATSVQVIIGPEADIIADEIRTVIAQGGGVEAKPAVAAAASAAPAAAVAGAQSGPLDPDPARWLAVFGGATNIVSLDAVASTRLRVVVTDPTAVDRQRLAALDVAWISPDTFHIVVGEAAPRYAQQLSARLPAAGATGAAAPQPA